In Aerococcus loyolae, a genomic segment contains:
- the purK gene encoding 5-(carboxyamino)imidazole ribonucleotide synthase — translation MINLNKTILPGATIGIIGGGQLGQMLAQSAKEMGYRVGILDPGRNCSAAQVADFHFEKAYDDRQALADFASQCDVLTFEFENIDTEALQVLGDRAYLTQGVDLLHSSQDRLHEKQFLEAAGAHVAPYRSVKTMEELEQAVRELGYPAVLKTRRFGYDGKGQRVLHSQNDLPECVDLLNEQACVLEQWLPFAKEISVMAIGEQNGHVVTFPVSENIHVHNILHESIVPARISAEASQAAQDLANKIAKAGNLVGALGIEMFLMEDGKILINELAPRPHNSGHYTIEACDFSQFDLHIRAVCGLPLAEPQLLSPALMVNVLGQHLDKVLEAAPKHSDWHLHIYGKDQAKVNRKMGHVTLLPEDMEASLEKIDDSEIWKRSK, via the coding sequence GTGATCAACTTGAATAAGACTATTTTACCTGGGGCAACCATCGGTATTATCGGTGGAGGGCAATTAGGACAAATGTTGGCCCAATCTGCTAAAGAAATGGGCTATCGGGTAGGGATATTAGATCCCGGACGTAATTGTTCAGCCGCTCAAGTCGCCGATTTTCATTTTGAGAAGGCCTATGATGACCGCCAAGCTCTAGCAGACTTTGCTTCTCAATGCGATGTATTAACTTTTGAATTTGAAAATATCGATACTGAAGCCTTACAAGTTCTCGGTGATCGTGCCTATCTCACTCAGGGGGTAGATCTCCTTCATTCTAGCCAAGACCGCCTCCACGAAAAACAGTTCCTAGAAGCTGCAGGTGCCCATGTCGCTCCTTATCGATCGGTCAAGACCATGGAAGAGTTAGAGCAAGCAGTCAGAGAGTTAGGCTATCCGGCTGTTTTAAAGACGCGGCGTTTTGGTTATGACGGCAAGGGCCAACGGGTTCTTCATAGCCAAAATGATCTGCCTGAATGCGTTGACTTACTCAATGAACAAGCTTGTGTGCTGGAGCAATGGCTGCCTTTTGCTAAAGAAATTTCAGTCATGGCTATCGGCGAACAAAATGGTCATGTGGTGACTTTCCCAGTATCGGAAAACATCCACGTCCATAACATCCTCCATGAATCCATTGTTCCCGCTAGAATTTCCGCTGAAGCCAGTCAAGCCGCCCAAGACCTGGCCAATAAGATCGCTAAGGCAGGCAACTTAGTCGGTGCCCTAGGAATTGAAATGTTCCTAATGGAGGATGGAAAAATATTAATTAATGAACTGGCCCCTCGGCCCCATAATAGTGGGCATTACACCATTGAAGCCTGTGATTTCTCACAATTTGACCTACATATTCGCGCTGTCTGTGGCTTGCCGCTGGCTGAACCCCAATTATTAAGTCCGGCCCTCATGGTGAACGTCTTAGGACAACATTTAGATAAGGTCTTAGAAGCTGCTCCCAAGCATAGCGATTGGCACTTGCATATTTACGGCAAAGACCAAGCCAAAGTCAACCGTAAAATGGGGCATGTTACCTTGTTGCCAGAAGATATGGAAGCTAGTCTTGAAAAGATTGATGACAGTGAAATTTGGAAAAGGAGTAAATAA
- the purE gene encoding 5-(carboxyamino)imidazole ribonucleotide mutase yields MGSQSDWQTMSQACQILDQFEVPYEKRVISAHRMPDEMFAYAKSARERGLAVIIAGAGGAAHLPGMLAAKTTLPVIGVPVQSHALSGLDSLLSIVQMPAGVPVATTAIGHSGAKNAALLAIQILSIQDARLSQALEDYRKNMRQAAIESSDQLE; encoded by the coding sequence ATGGGATCTCAATCGGATTGGCAAACCATGAGTCAAGCCTGTCAGATTTTAGACCAATTTGAAGTGCCATATGAAAAACGTGTGATTTCTGCACACCGGATGCCAGATGAGATGTTTGCTTATGCCAAAAGCGCTCGTGAGCGTGGCCTAGCGGTAATTATTGCCGGAGCAGGAGGGGCAGCCCACTTGCCAGGCATGTTAGCTGCTAAAACCACCTTACCGGTCATTGGGGTTCCGGTTCAATCACACGCCCTAAGTGGCTTGGATTCACTCCTATCTATCGTTCAGATGCCAGCCGGTGTTCCCGTCGCTACGACAGCGATCGGACATTCAGGAGCAAAAAACGCTGCCTTGCTGGCGATTCAGATTCTAAGTATTCAGGATGCAAGGCTTAGCCAAGCCTTAGAAGATTATCGAAAAAATATGCGTCAAGCAGCCATAGAAAGTAGTGATCAACTTGAATAA
- a CDS encoding MarR family winged helix-turn-helix transcriptional regulator, with translation MTSRESGCENFNHALNIYQSLVRLYRRNLQDTSQALANFSCQINVPQFDLLSYICEHPATNQQKIAIQLCVTKGNVSQLLHKLEENGYIKKEVQGRSHLLFPTSKGEELYQEIAYDLSNFQRSFFNALDNEELATLDQLLAKVCQDHLNK, from the coding sequence ATGACATCACGTGAATCGGGCTGTGAGAATTTTAACCACGCCCTCAATATTTATCAATCCCTGGTAAGGCTTTACCGGAGAAACCTACAAGATACCAGTCAAGCCCTAGCAAATTTCTCTTGTCAGATTAATGTGCCCCAATTTGACTTACTCTCCTATATCTGTGAGCATCCGGCAACCAACCAACAAAAGATCGCTATCCAACTCTGCGTAACTAAGGGGAATGTTAGCCAATTACTCCACAAACTAGAGGAAAATGGCTACATCAAAAAAGAAGTCCAAGGTAGAAGCCACCTGCTCTTTCCCACCAGTAAGGGCGAAGAACTTTACCAAGAAATCGCCTATGACTTAAGTAACTTCCAGCGAAGCTTTTTTAATGCTCTTGACAATGAGGAATTAGCCACACTTGACCAACTTTTGGCTAAGGTCTGCCAGGACCATCTGAATAAGTAA